A single Cyprinus carpio isolate SPL01 chromosome A6, ASM1834038v1, whole genome shotgun sequence DNA region contains:
- the LOC109091735 gene encoding PAK4-inhibitor inka2-like, whose protein sequence is MLCVRSSGDCFRDQMRNMMRSLQDLKQIREPADQIKCSYATRAGQKRAQQREQLSRLRNSDISDASTYDSACCLDGPLEEEEDEEASVGRLPQGSPNSLKSLDFDSGYSEASWQDEGVVLRRTRNVRVSSSACIRTNQIRPKSTSDACLERWMPFEASEPTDWTTSLLTRGRNRQPLVLGDNSFADLIKNWMDLPECPDSAELKPNASRKIAKDFLVNMRRKLAGMSKGVEERKACTKRMSCPVGFQAPKPFFHQSHTSLHQLGPDFYQFMKTGSRQPVICNGIIGNI, encoded by the exons ATG ctgtGCGTTCGCAGTTCAGGCGACTGTTTCCGGGACCAGATGCGCAACATGATGAGATCTCTACAGGATCTGAAGCAGATAAGAGAACCCGCCGATCAAATTAAGTGCTCATACGCGACTCGAGCCGGTCAAAAAAGGGCACAACAGAGGGAGCAGCTCAGCCGCCTGCGGAATTCTGACATCAGTGATGCCAGCACCTACGATTCGGCCTGCTGCCTGGACGGTCcgctggaggaagaggaggatgaggaggccAGTGTTGGCCGTCTACCTCAAGGCTCCCCGAACAGCTTGAAAAGTCTGGACTTTGATTCGGGATACTCTGAAGCATCGTGGCAGGATGAAGGTGTGGTGTTGAGGCGTACGAGGAATGTACGCGTTTCATCGTCTGCGTGCATCCGCACCAACCAAATCCGACCCAAATCCACATCAGATGCATGCCTGGAGCGCTGGATGCCATTTGAGGCCAGCGAGCCAACGGACTGGACCACATCTTTGTTAACCCGAGGGCGTAACAGGCAACCATTGGTTCTTGGGGACAACAGCTTTGCAGATCTTATTAAGAACTGGATGGATCTTCCAGAGTGCCCAGATTCTGCAGAACTCAAGCCGAACGCCAGCCGCAAAATAGCCAAGGACTTTCTGGTCAATATGCGGCGGAAGTTAGCGGGCATGTCAAAGGGAGTTGAGGAGAGAAAGGCTTGCACTAAACGCATGTCTTGTCCTGTGGGATTTCAAGCCCCCAAACCGTTCTTTCACCAGTCCCACACAAGTTTGCACCAGTTGGGACCAGACTTTTACCAGTTCATGAAGACTGGGAGTCGACAGCCTGTCATATGCAATGGCATCATTGGAAACATCTGA